Proteins encoded together in one Lachnospiraceae bacterium JLR.KK008 window:
- a CDS encoding DegV family protein: protein MDCNAEEMMSYKIVLDSCGELPKQFQNDSRFERVPLSLMVGDYQVMDDEQFDQKEFLWQVAQCPECPKSSCPSPQRYMEACETQADRVYIVTLSSHLSGSYNSAELGKQLYLEKHGDKDICVIDSHSASCGQTQIGLLAMELEEAGLPFSQITQRLLAYRDEMRTYFVLDNLETLRKNGRLSAVKSIVAQTLNIKPVMSAIGGVIIQKSQAIGVRKALVKIVDYMGKEIPELKKRRVIITYCNCPQRAVYVEEMLRAKGCEGEILILETAGVSTMYANDGGVIITA, encoded by the coding sequence ATGGATTGCAATGCGGAGGAAATGATGAGTTATAAAATAGTACTGGACAGCTGCGGAGAACTGCCGAAGCAGTTTCAAAATGACAGCAGATTTGAGAGGGTGCCATTGAGCCTTATGGTCGGAGACTATCAGGTTATGGACGATGAACAGTTTGACCAGAAGGAATTTTTGTGGCAGGTAGCCCAGTGTCCGGAATGCCCAAAGTCTTCCTGCCCTTCGCCGCAGCGGTATATGGAGGCTTGTGAGACACAGGCTGACCGCGTATATATCGTGACACTGTCCTCTCATCTGAGCGGCAGTTATAACAGCGCGGAGCTTGGGAAACAGTTGTATCTGGAAAAACATGGGGACAAAGACATCTGTGTGATCGATTCACACTCCGCGAGCTGTGGACAGACGCAAATCGGGCTGCTGGCCATGGAACTGGAAGAGGCAGGGCTTCCCTTTTCACAGATTACACAGCGTTTGTTAGCATACAGAGACGAGATGAGGACGTATTTCGTGCTGGATAACCTGGAGACGCTGCGCAAAAATGGCCGGCTTTCTGCGGTCAAATCCATAGTGGCACAGACATTGAATATCAAACCTGTCATGTCGGCGATCGGCGGCGTAATCATTCAGAAAAGTCAGGCGATCGGCGTCCGTAAGGCACTGGTAAAGATCGTAGATTATATGGGGAAGGAAATCCCGGAACTGAAAAAAAGACGCGTCATTATCACCTATTGCAACTGCCCGCAGCGGGCGGTTTATGTGGAAGAGATGCTGCGCGCCAAAGGCTGTGAAGGGGAGATTCTGATTCTGGAGACTGCCGGAGTCAGTACGATGTATGCCAATGACGGTGGCGTGATTATCACGGCGTGA
- a CDS encoding sugar-binding domain-containing protein — translation MTYEKQQRLAYVARRYYLEDQRQSDIARELGVSRPMVSRMLSEAREAGIVEIAVHEPDGRAAGLLERLCAAGLIRGGRVVEDGGDDRLTNQELSRETAGLLEQIQARRLGVGWGYFAGQLVNWLEANPRQDSMVSHICPLIGNAGFPIRNYHSNENVRLLALYLGAEPYFLNLPALPESPEEKQVLCSTELYHQICRVWEQMDTALVNISNYPSTPDFASVARYGNRLQERHACGRLLAYYYNEAGSIIDSEQDFAIQIPLGVLRRCGQVIGVCSANTSVRALQGALRSGYFTHIVARAGLVRALLEL, via the coding sequence ATGACATATGAAAAGCAGCAGCGTCTGGCGTATGTGGCCCGCCGCTACTATCTGGAAGACCAGAGACAGAGCGATATTGCCAGGGAGCTGGGAGTATCGCGTCCGATGGTCAGCCGGATGCTGTCAGAGGCCAGAGAGGCGGGTATCGTCGAGATCGCGGTCCATGAGCCGGACGGGCGGGCAGCCGGACTGCTGGAAAGGCTCTGTGCGGCCGGCCTGATCCGGGGCGGACGTGTGGTGGAGGACGGCGGGGATGACAGACTGACGAATCAGGAACTTTCTCGTGAGACAGCCGGACTGCTGGAGCAGATACAAGCCCGCCGCCTCGGTGTGGGATGGGGCTATTTTGCAGGCCAGCTTGTGAACTGGCTGGAGGCAAACCCGCGGCAGGACAGCATGGTCAGCCATATCTGTCCGCTGATCGGAAATGCCGGTTTTCCGATTCGCAATTATCATTCCAATGAGAATGTGCGTCTGCTCGCCCTGTATCTGGGAGCAGAGCCATATTTTCTGAATCTGCCCGCACTTCCGGAGAGTCCGGAGGAAAAGCAGGTGCTCTGTTCCACGGAACTGTACCATCAGATCTGCCGGGTATGGGAACAGATGGATACGGCGCTTGTCAATATCAGCAACTATCCTTCCACGCCGGATTTCGCTTCAGTGGCCCGCTATGGAAACCGTCTGCAGGAACGGCACGCCTGCGGCCGTCTGCTGGCATATTATTATAATGAGGCGGGCAGTATCATAGACTCGGAACAGGATTTTGCCATACAGATACCGCTGGGGGTATTAAGACGCTGCGGTCAGGTGATCGGCGTATGCTCTGCCAATACGAGTGTCAGAGCATTGCAGGGAGCGCTGCGCAGTGGGTATTTCACGCATATCGTTGCCCGAGCCGGGCTCGTGCGTGCATTACTGGAACTATGA
- a CDS encoding NUDIX hydrolase translates to MDLIRQVQRYIPWNEQEEKDREELLLQLRKEDIFLRENKAAHMTASAWVVNYARDRVLMVYHNIYDSWSWLGGHADGERDLLSVAVKEVKEESGIGDVTPLMSDIFSLEILTVDGHEKNGIYVPSHLHLNVTYLLEADENERTSTKPDENSGVGWFTLEDAVEASSEPWFRERIYRKLNRKLAEWTVAGQKKNITV, encoded by the coding sequence ATGGATTTGATCAGACAGGTACAAAGGTACATACCATGGAATGAACAGGAGGAAAAAGACAGAGAAGAACTACTCTTGCAGCTGCGCAAGGAAGACATTTTTCTGCGGGAAAACAAGGCGGCGCATATGACGGCTTCCGCCTGGGTGGTGAACTATGCCAGAGACAGGGTATTAATGGTGTATCATAATATTTATGATTCCTGGTCGTGGCTCGGCGGTCATGCGGACGGAGAACGAGATCTGCTCTCGGTGGCAGTCAAAGAGGTGAAGGAAGAGAGCGGCATCGGTGATGTGACGCCCCTGATGTCAGATATTTTTTCGCTGGAAATACTGACGGTCGATGGACATGAGAAAAATGGCATCTATGTGCCGTCACATCTGCATTTGAATGTGACGTATTTACTGGAAGCAGATGAAAATGAGCGGACATCGACGAAACCGGATGAGAACAGCGGAGTCGGCTGGTTTACGCTGGAGGACGCGGTGGAAGCGTCCTCAGAACCGTGGTTTCGGGAACGGATTTACCGGAAACTGAACCGGAAACTGGCGGAGTGGACGGTGGCCGGACAAAAGAAAAATATAACAGTTTGA
- a CDS encoding DUF5721 family protein has product MIACKITELKTFMSRLLATDCFDIFLLEQAVITTYNTFTIDGHLQRDFYTTEEWEEPSLRPYLLTCWSEIRPLFFSLIRGKKTPVRMKFVLQLKPELMQKLLTDSETTIADHFVKAFVLTIRYEDGSMTCTTGVALSSFLPDKTPDRLWDESFRRFLKNKEIDYEPMV; this is encoded by the coding sequence ATGATCGCGTGTAAAATTACGGAACTGAAAACCTTTATGAGCCGACTGCTGGCAACGGACTGTTTTGATATTTTTCTCTTAGAACAGGCTGTCATCACCACCTACAATACCTTTACGATCGACGGTCACCTGCAACGAGACTTTTATACGACAGAAGAATGGGAGGAGCCTTCTCTGCGCCCTTATCTCCTTACCTGCTGGTCGGAGATCCGTCCGCTCTTTTTTTCCCTTATCCGCGGAAAAAAGACACCAGTGCGCATGAAATTCGTTCTCCAGCTAAAACCGGAACTGATGCAAAAACTGCTCACAGACAGTGAAACCACCATTGCTGATCACTTCGTCAAGGCATTTGTTCTCACAATACGATATGAGGACGGCAGCATGACCTGTACGACGGGTGTTGCGCTCTCCTCCTTTCTGCCGGACAAAACTCCGGACAGATTGTGGGACGAATCCTTCCGACGATTTTTGAAAAATAAAGAGATTGACTATGAACCAATGGTGTGA
- the gdhA gene encoding NADP-specific glutamate dehydrogenase, whose amino-acid sequence MSYVDEVIDLVVEKNPAQPEFHQAVKEVLESLRVVIEANEEAYRKDALLERLVTPERQLLFRVPWVDDKGQVHVNNAFRVQFNSAIGPYKGGLRLHPSVNLGIIKFLGFEQIFKNSLTGLPIGGGKGGSDFDPKGKSDREVMAFCQSFMTELCKYIGADTDVPAGDIGTGAREIGYLFGQYKRIRGVYEGVLTGKGLSYGGSLARTEATGYGLLYLTEEMLKCNGHDIKGKTVVISGSGNVAIYATQKAQQLGAKVVTVSDSTGWVYDKDGIDVDLLKEVKEVKRARLTEYAKARPGAEYHEGRGVWSIKCDVALPCATQNELHLEDAKLLVANGCIAVAEGANMPTTMEATEYLQEQGVLFAPGKAANAGGVATSALEMSQNSERLSWTFEEVDGKLKNIMVNIFHNLDAAAKKYGMEGNYVAGANIAGFLKVADAMTAQGIV is encoded by the coding sequence ATGTCATATGTTGATGAAGTGATCGACCTGGTAGTTGAGAAAAATCCCGCGCAGCCGGAATTTCATCAGGCAGTCAAGGAAGTCCTGGAATCTCTTCGCGTTGTGATCGAGGCAAATGAAGAGGCATACAGAAAAGATGCGTTGTTGGAGAGACTGGTGACACCGGAGAGACAGCTCTTGTTCCGCGTGCCGTGGGTAGACGATAAAGGACAGGTTCATGTGAACAATGCGTTCCGCGTACAGTTTAACAGCGCCATCGGTCCCTACAAGGGCGGCCTGCGCCTGCATCCTTCCGTAAACCTGGGCATTATCAAGTTCCTTGGATTTGAACAGATTTTCAAAAATTCTCTGACCGGGCTGCCGATCGGCGGCGGTAAGGGCGGTTCTGATTTTGATCCGAAAGGAAAATCCGACCGGGAAGTGATGGCGTTCTGCCAGAGCTTTATGACAGAGCTGTGCAAATACATAGGCGCGGATACGGACGTGCCTGCCGGCGACATCGGGACCGGTGCGAGAGAGATAGGCTACCTGTTCGGACAGTATAAGAGGATCCGCGGCGTGTACGAAGGCGTACTCACAGGCAAAGGTCTGTCTTATGGTGGATCGCTCGCCAGAACAGAGGCGACCGGCTATGGGCTTCTCTATCTGACGGAAGAGATGCTCAAGTGCAACGGACATGACATCAAAGGCAAGACAGTAGTCATCTCCGGTTCCGGCAACGTGGCAATCTATGCGACACAGAAGGCGCAGCAGCTCGGGGCAAAAGTCGTGACCGTGTCCGATTCTACAGGGTGGGTTTACGATAAGGATGGTATCGATGTGGACCTGCTGAAAGAAGTCAAAGAAGTAAAACGTGCAAGACTGACGGAATACGCTAAGGCAAGACCAGGGGCAGAGTATCACGAAGGCAGAGGCGTATGGAGCATCAAATGTGACGTAGCGCTTCCGTGTGCAACACAGAATGAGCTTCATCTGGAAGATGCGAAACTGCTTGTGGCAAATGGCTGTATCGCGGTTGCGGAGGGCGCCAATATGCCAACGACGATGGAAGCGACCGAATATTTACAGGAACAGGGCGTTCTCTTTGCGCCTGGAAAGGCTGCAAACGCGGGCGGCGTTGCCACCTCTGCTCTGGAGATGAGCCAGAACAGCGAGCGTCTGAGCTGGACCTTTGAGGAAGTGGACGGAAAACTGAAGAATATCATGGTCAATATCTTCCACAATCTCGATGCGGCTGCTAAGAAATATGGAATGGAAGGCAATTATGTGGCCGGCGCCAATATCGCCGGATTCCTCAAAGTTGCCGATGCCATGACGGCGCAGGGGATTGTCTGA
- a CDS encoding argininosuccinate synthase → MKEKVVLAYSGGLDTTAIIPWLKENFDYEVICVCVDCGQGEELDGLEERAKFCGAEKLYIENVIDEFCDEYVVPCVQGHAVYENKYLLGTSMARPVIAKKLVEIARKEGAAAICHGATGKGNDQIRFELAIKALAPDLKIIAAWRNDKWTLDSRESEIAYCKAHGIDLPFSADSSYSRDRNLWHISHEGLELEDPGNEPDFQHLLVLGTTPENAPEEGEYVTMTFEQGIPVSVNGQKMKVSDIIRTLNALGGKHGIGIVDIVENRVVGMKSRGVYETPGGTILYEAHQQLEELILDRDTLREKEEMGNKLAQIVYEGKWFTPLREAAQAFITSTQKYVTGEVKFKLYKGNIIKAGTTSPYSLYNESIASFTTGDLYDHHDAEGFINLFGLSCKVRAMKMQEAENEQK, encoded by the coding sequence ATGAAAGAGAAAGTGGTTTTAGCCTATTCCGGCGGTCTGGATACGACTGCAATCATTCCCTGGCTAAAAGAAAATTTTGATTATGAAGTCATCTGCGTCTGCGTCGACTGCGGACAGGGTGAAGAACTGGACGGTCTGGAAGAAAGAGCAAAGTTCTGCGGCGCAGAGAAATTATATATCGAAAATGTCATTGACGAATTTTGCGATGAATATGTCGTACCCTGTGTGCAGGGACATGCCGTATATGAGAACAAATATCTGCTCGGCACTTCGATGGCAAGACCTGTGATCGCGAAAAAGCTGGTGGAAATCGCCAGAAAAGAAGGTGCGGCAGCTATCTGCCACGGCGCGACCGGAAAGGGCAACGATCAGATCCGGTTTGAACTCGCTATCAAGGCACTGGCTCCCGATCTGAAGATTATTGCCGCATGGAGAAATGACAAATGGACGCTTGATTCCCGGGAAAGTGAGATCGCTTACTGCAAAGCTCACGGTATTGATCTGCCCTTCTCCGCAGATTCCAGCTACAGCCGTGACCGCAACCTCTGGCATATCAGCCACGAAGGGCTGGAACTGGAAGATCCGGGAAATGAACCTGACTTTCAGCATTTACTCGTGCTTGGAACAACTCCCGAAAACGCACCGGAAGAAGGCGAATATGTGACGATGACCTTTGAACAGGGAATTCCTGTTTCCGTAAACGGCCAGAAAATGAAAGTGTCCGACATCATCCGTACGCTCAACGCCCTCGGTGGAAAACATGGCATCGGTATCGTGGACATCGTAGAGAACCGTGTTGTCGGCATGAAATCCCGCGGCGTCTATGAGACACCGGGTGGAACGATATTGTATGAGGCACATCAGCAGCTCGAAGAACTGATTCTCGATCGGGATACGCTGCGTGAGAAGGAAGAGATGGGTAATAAGCTGGCGCAGATCGTATACGAAGGAAAATGGTTCACTCCGCTTCGTGAAGCGGCACAGGCTTTTATCACTTCCACCCAGAAGTATGTGACCGGCGAAGTAAAGTTCAAACTGTATAAGGGAAATATCATCAAAGCCGGTACGACTTCCCCTTACTCTCTCTACAATGAGAGCATCGCTTCCTTTACGACCGGCGATCTGTACGATCATCATGACGCGGAGGGCTTTATCAACTTATTCGGTCTCTCCTGCAAAGTGCGCGCCATGAAAATGCAGGAAGCAGAGAACGAACAAAAATAA
- a CDS encoding DNA mismatch repair protein MutS: MNTNQNMDWDMDRNMEKQIAFDRIKEMWSELTLTEWARKQIAAMTFYTEEDRLRKALKDTTDARALMEKQGMPPLQSVTEVREILLAAEKGVCLMPEQLERVEKILTVIGRLKQYLNRGKADGNPLAWYEENLSVPQELREEINRQIRCGAVDDHASAELQQIRNRMAVCEEQRKRKAEQVMRSRQRYMSDTFCTFKNGRICVPVKKEYRHKIEGSVVDQSASGSTVFLEPAGAAKFYEELQLLEISEENEKYRILYTLTAMVDAAAAVIREDIVLMEKLDFIMSKGKLSMDMKASAPSVNSGRRIVLTDARHPLMDPAVHVPLQFQVGEETRGIVITGPNTGGKTVAIKTVMLNCMMAQCGLHVTCREAEICMNSSYLCDIGDGQDMTANLSTFSAHIKHVLAILRATDKDSFVILDELGSGTDPAEGMGIAVAILEELRKSGALFLATTHYPEVKEYAEQVKGMINARMTFDRETLRPTYQMVMGEAGESCAFYIADRLGMPEDMLKTAVRAAYGETAVGSYRFVHKEKTAGARGGSRLVRHKKKQKGAAEITYQRGDSVMIYPDRKLGIVFEPANEKGMLRVQLPDRKIWINHKRVKLQVAATQLYPEDYDFSIIFDTVANRKIRHDMERKYTEETIEYAEE; the protein is encoded by the coding sequence ATGAACACAAATCAGAATATGGATTGGGACATGGACAGGAATATGGAGAAACAGATCGCGTTCGACCGGATCAAAGAGATGTGGTCAGAGCTGACTCTGACAGAATGGGCCAGAAAGCAGATCGCAGCGATGACTTTTTACACGGAAGAAGACAGATTGCGCAAAGCGCTCAAAGATACGACAGATGCCAGGGCACTGATGGAGAAACAGGGGATGCCGCCGCTGCAAAGCGTCACCGAGGTCAGAGAGATTCTGCTGGCAGCGGAAAAGGGAGTCTGTCTGATGCCGGAACAGCTTGAACGGGTGGAAAAGATACTGACGGTGATCGGCCGCTTAAAACAATATCTGAATCGGGGGAAAGCAGACGGGAATCCGCTTGCCTGGTATGAAGAAAATCTGTCTGTGCCGCAGGAGCTTCGGGAGGAGATCAACAGACAGATCCGGTGCGGCGCCGTGGATGATCATGCGTCCGCAGAGCTGCAGCAGATCAGGAACCGTATGGCGGTATGTGAGGAACAGAGGAAGCGGAAGGCAGAACAGGTCATGCGCTCCAGGCAGCGCTATATGAGTGATACATTCTGTACATTCAAAAACGGGCGGATCTGTGTGCCGGTCAAAAAAGAATATAGGCATAAAATAGAAGGAAGCGTCGTGGATCAGTCTGCCAGTGGCAGCACAGTGTTTCTGGAACCTGCCGGAGCGGCTAAATTTTATGAGGAACTGCAATTACTTGAAATCAGCGAGGAAAATGAAAAATACCGGATCCTGTATACGTTGACAGCGATGGTTGATGCGGCAGCAGCCGTGATTCGGGAAGATATTGTGTTGATGGAAAAGCTGGATTTTATTATGTCAAAAGGAAAACTGAGCATGGATATGAAGGCTTCGGCGCCGTCTGTCAATAGTGGACGCCGTATCGTCTTAACAGATGCGAGGCATCCTCTTATGGACCCGGCAGTCCATGTGCCGCTGCAGTTTCAGGTGGGAGAAGAGACCAGGGGAATCGTGATCACCGGACCGAATACCGGCGGCAAAACTGTGGCGATCAAGACGGTTATGCTGAACTGTATGATGGCCCAGTGCGGACTGCATGTCACCTGCCGGGAAGCGGAGATCTGTATGAATAGTTCGTATCTGTGCGACATCGGAGACGGACAGGATATGACAGCAAATCTGTCTACGTTCTCAGCCCATATCAAACATGTGCTGGCGATACTGCGGGCGACAGATAAGGACAGCTTTGTCATATTGGATGAGCTGGGATCGGGGACAGACCCTGCGGAGGGAATGGGCATTGCAGTCGCCATATTGGAAGAACTCAGAAAGAGCGGAGCCCTTTTTCTTGCCACAACACATTATCCGGAAGTAAAAGAGTATGCCGAACAGGTGAAAGGAATGATCAATGCGAGAATGACGTTTGACAGGGAGACGTTACGGCCGACTTATCAGATGGTCATGGGAGAAGCCGGGGAGAGCTGCGCCTTTTACATTGCAGACAGACTGGGAATGCCGGAAGACATGTTAAAGACAGCGGTCAGAGCCGCCTATGGGGAAACGGCGGTCGGGTCTTACCGGTTTGTGCATAAAGAAAAGACAGCAGGCGCCCGCGGTGGCAGCAGGCTCGTCCGTCATAAGAAAAAGCAAAAAGGCGCGGCAGAGATTACCTATCAGCGTGGAGACAGTGTTATGATATATCCGGATCGGAAGCTGGGGATCGTATTCGAACCGGCCAATGAGAAAGGAATGCTGCGGGTCCAGCTGCCGGACAGAAAAATATGGATCAACCATAAAAGAGTCAAACTGCAGGTGGCAGCCACACAGTTGTATCCGGAAGACTATGACTTTTCAATCATTTTTGATACGGTTGCCAACCGGAAAATCCGGCATGACATGGAACGGAAATATACGGAGGAGACGATTGAATATGCGGAGGAATAG
- a CDS encoding DAK2 domain-containing protein, with amino-acid sequence MILDRKAVADMLLGAAQQLEEHADRLSEIDSRFGDGDHGITMRKIARLIEEQIPEWEDRSIHTFLDDLGMAVMEVKGGSAGPLYGTMIGGLGAKLAEDEKELDEDAVRRMFAGALEELQEITTAKVGDKTMMDALIPAAEAAQQAEGDVLVIAAAAAEAAEAGARASEGFASKFGRARSYKEQTIGTPDAGAVSTSLFIRGMVQGLESYLR; translated from the coding sequence ATGATTCTTGACCGCAAGGCAGTTGCGGACATGTTGCTTGGGGCGGCGCAGCAGTTGGAGGAACATGCGGACCGGCTCAGTGAGATTGATTCCCGTTTCGGAGACGGGGATCACGGCATTACGATGCGCAAGATTGCGCGTCTGATTGAAGAACAGATTCCGGAGTGGGAGGATCGCTCCATACATACATTTCTTGATGATCTGGGGATGGCTGTCATGGAAGTCAAAGGCGGTTCGGCAGGGCCCTTATATGGCACGATGATCGGAGGCCTTGGAGCGAAGCTGGCAGAGGATGAGAAGGAACTGGATGAAGATGCAGTGCGGAGGATGTTTGCCGGTGCCCTGGAAGAACTGCAGGAGATCACGACAGCGAAAGTGGGAGATAAGACCATGATGGATGCGCTGATTCCGGCGGCGGAGGCGGCGCAGCAGGCAGAAGGAGATGTCCTGGTGATCGCGGCGGCAGCGGCGGAGGCGGCGGAAGCAGGAGCCAGGGCAAGCGAAGGGTTTGCTTCGAAGTTCGGGCGCGCGCGCAGCTATAAGGAGCAGACCATCGGCACACCCGATGCGGGTGCGGTGTCAACTTCGCTGTTTATCCGGGGAATGGTACAGGGACTGGAAAGTTATTTACGTTAA
- a CDS encoding DUF1294 domain-containing protein yields MNMDVILTIVGYFVVLNIIGFALMGIDKWKAKKGAFRIPEATLFIIAVIGGSVGSILGMYTFRHKTRHWYFVYGMPAILLLQLAVVFFLTRSSLTFQIM; encoded by the coding sequence ATGAATATGGATGTGATCCTGACGATCGTTGGATATTTCGTCGTGTTAAATATCATCGGATTTGCCCTGATGGGAATTGATAAATGGAAAGCCAAAAAAGGGGCTTTCCGCATTCCCGAAGCCACGCTCTTTATCATCGCCGTCATCGGCGGCAGTGTCGGCTCCATACTGGGCATGTATACGTTCCGTCATAAGACAAGACACTGGTATTTTGTCTACGGAATGCCCGCGATCCTTCTTTTGCAGCTGGCAGTCGTATTTTTTCTGACCCGCTCCTCTCTCACGTTCCAGATCATGTAG
- the fba gene encoding class II fructose-1,6-bisphosphate aldolase encodes MALVTTKEMFKKAYDGHYAIGAFNVNNMEIVQGITEAAGELKSPIILQVSAGARKYAQHEYLVKLVEAALSLNDIPIALHLDHGGDFEICKSCIDGGFTSVMIDASKYSFDENIEITKKVVEYAHERGVVVEAELGKLAGIEDDVNVKADDAQYTQPEEVEEFVSRTGVDSLAIAIGTSHGAFKFKPGQKPQLRFDILEEVSKRLPNFPIVLHGASSVSQDYVKIIQANGGNLADAIGIPEDMLREAARSAVCKINIDSDLRLAMTAGIREVMWNDPSKFDPREYLKVGRQYVKDVVAHKITEVLGSNGKA; translated from the coding sequence ATGGCATTGGTAACAACGAAAGAAATGTTCAAAAAAGCATACGATGGACATTATGCAATCGGCGCTTTTAATGTGAACAACATGGAAATCGTACAGGGTATCACAGAGGCAGCAGGAGAGTTAAAATCTCCCATCATTCTTCAGGTTTCTGCAGGAGCCAGAAAATATGCTCAGCACGAATATCTGGTAAAACTGGTAGAGGCAGCGCTGTCATTGAACGACATTCCGATCGCTCTTCATCTTGATCACGGTGGAGATTTCGAAATCTGCAAATCCTGTATCGACGGTGGATTTACTTCCGTAATGATCGATGCTTCCAAATATTCTTTTGACGAGAATATCGAAATCACAAAGAAAGTCGTAGAGTATGCACATGAGAGAGGTGTTGTTGTAGAGGCAGAGCTTGGCAAACTTGCAGGCATTGAGGATGATGTCAATGTAAAAGCTGACGATGCACAGTATACACAGCCGGAAGAAGTAGAAGAATTCGTGAGCCGCACAGGTGTTGATTCCCTTGCGATCGCCATCGGTACAAGTCATGGCGCTTTCAAATTCAAACCGGGCCAGAAGCCGCAGCTTCGTTTTGACATTCTGGAAGAAGTTTCCAAACGTCTTCCGAACTTCCCGATCGTTCTTCATGGGGCGTCTTCCGTATCTCAGGATTATGTTAAGATCATTCAGGCAAACGGCGGAAACCTTGCGGATGCAATCGGTATTCCGGAAGATATGTTGCGTGAAGCTGCTCGTTCTGCAGTATGCAAGATCAATATTGACTCCGATCTGCGTCTTGCCATGACAGCAGGTATCAGAGAAGTTATGTGGAATGATCCTTCCAAATTCGACCCGAGAGAGTATCTCAAAGTGGGCCGTCAGTATGTAAAAGATGTTGTTGCTCATAAGATTACGGAAGTACTTGGAAGCAACGGAAAAGCATGA
- a CDS encoding dihydroxyacetone kinase subunit DhaK gives MKMKKFINDPENLTSEALDGLAAANRDIIYRGEENMIVNKALETADRVTIVTQGGSGHEPALSGFVGEGMVDISVVGDVFAAPGPQACVNAIKLADKGKGVLYIVLNHAGDMLTGNLTMKQCKKLGLHVVKVVTQEDVSNAPRENSDDRRGLVGCIPAYKIAGAAAAEGRSLEEVAAVTQRFADNMATLAVAVRGATHPSTGAALADLGEEDMEIGMGQHGEGGGGRQPMKSADETAEIMVKALVQDIGIQPGEKVMLIINGSGATTLMEQLIIYRRCEEVLREQNIEIVANYVGELLTVQEQAGFQMFMARMDDELLRLWNAPCHTPYLTKV, from the coding sequence ATGAAAATGAAGAAGTTTATCAACGATCCCGAAAATCTCACGAGCGAGGCGCTGGATGGTCTGGCGGCGGCCAATCGCGATATTATTTACCGGGGAGAGGAAAATATGATCGTCAATAAGGCACTGGAGACAGCGGACCGCGTGACGATCGTGACGCAGGGTGGTTCGGGACACGAACCGGCGCTTTCAGGCTTCGTGGGGGAAGGAATGGTCGATATATCGGTTGTCGGCGACGTTTTCGCTGCGCCCGGGCCGCAGGCGTGCGTCAATGCGATCAAACTGGCGGATAAGGGAAAAGGGGTTCTGTATATCGTACTCAACCATGCAGGCGATATGCTGACTGGCAATCTGACGATGAAACAGTGTAAGAAGCTGGGACTCCATGTCGTGAAGGTGGTGACGCAGGAGGATGTGTCGAACGCGCCGAGAGAAAACTCGGACGACCGCCGGGGCCTTGTGGGATGTATCCCTGCCTATAAGATTGCGGGTGCGGCAGCAGCCGAAGGCAGGAGTCTGGAAGAGGTAGCGGCAGTCACACAGCGGTTTGCTGACAATATGGCGACACTTGCGGTGGCAGTGCGCGGCGCGACCCACCCGTCCACCGGTGCGGCACTGGCAGATCTCGGAGAGGAAGATATGGAGATCGGCATGGGCCAGCACGGAGAGGGAGGAGGCGGACGCCAGCCGATGAAATCTGCCGATGAGACGGCGGAGATCATGGTCAAAGCGCTTGTACAGGATATTGGCATTCAGCCAGGGGAAAAAGTGATGCTGATTATCAACGGCTCCGGAGCGACGACATTGATGGAGCAGCTGATCATTTACCGCCGCTGTGAGGAAGTTCTTCGGGAACAGAATATTGAGATCGTGGCAAATTATGTCGGGGAACTTCTGACCGTGCAGGAACAGGCCGGATTCCAGATGTTTATGGCGCGTATGGACGATGAACTTCTGCGCCTGTGGAACGCACCGTGCCATACCCCTTATCTGACAAAAGTATAA